A stretch of DNA from Bacillus alveayuensis:
TCCTTTTTCATTTTATCTTCGTTATTATATTCAAGCAAGGAAAGTGTATATCAAAAATGTTGCAAAAAATGGTATGAAAAATATTTGTAAATTTTATATTAAATATATGAATAAACCTTTACAAAAAATAAATAAATCGTTAATAATGATAAAGGTTGTTGATGTTTGTCGAGGAAAGACGAAATAAGGGGTTGAATTACGTTGGAATTCGATGTACAAAAGATGATTTTTGAATTTATTGGCGGCCTTGGGATTTTTTTATTCGGTATCAAGCTAATGGGTGAAGGTTTACAAAAGTCAGCAGGAGATAAACTGCGGGATATTTTAGACAAATTCACAACAAATCCTATTATGGGGATTTTGGCAGGTATTCTTGTTACCGTTTTAATCCAATCTAGCAGTGGCACAACTGTATTAACTGTTGGTTTAGTATCAGCTGGATTTATGACTTTAAGACAAGCGATTGGTGTCATAATGGGGGCAAACATCGGTACAACGATTACTGCGTTTATCATTGGTTTTGAAATTAAAGAATATGCATTACCGATTATTTTTATTGGAACTCTCTTCATATTTTTCTTTAAAAATAAAAAAATTCATAACATCGGTGAAGTATTTTTCGGTTTTGGGGCATTGTTTTTTGGTCTAGAATTAATGGGTGATGGAATGAAGCCTCTTCGTTCATTAGAAGCGTTTCACGACTTAACGGTAAGTATGAGTCAACAGCCATTACTCGGTGTACTCATTGGTACAATTTTTACAGTTATCGTCCAAAGTTCTAGTGCAACGATCGGTATATTGCAAGAACTTCATGGACAAGGGCTTATCGATTTACAGGGTGCTTTGCCAGTTCTTTTTGGTGATAATATCGGTACCACGATAACAGCTGTTTTAGCATCCATTGGTGCATCAGTAGCGGCCAGAAGAGCAGCATTAACACATGTCATATTTAATTTAATAGGAACAGCGATATTTTTAATTATTTTAAAATTTTTCACATCTGTTATAAGTGCTTTACAAATGAATTTAGGCTTAGGTCCTGAAATGACGATTGCGTTTGCTCATGGTATTTTTAATACGACCAATACACTGATTCAAGCTCCGTTTATTGGCGGACTTGCATGGTTAGTAACGAAAATTATCCCTGGCGAAGATTTAGCCATTGAATATAAACCGAAGCATTTAGACCCACTATTTATTGAACAATCGCCATCTATAGCGTTAGGACAAGCGAAAGAAGAAGTATTAAGAATGGGAAAATTTGCTTCAATCGGATTGGAGGAAGCAAAGCAATATGTCTTTACTAAACAGCAAAAGCATGCGGAAATCGCGATGCAATTGGAAGACGCCATTAACAATTTAGATCGAAAAATTACGGATTATCTCGTGATGATTTCAAGTTATGATATGTCAAACGCTGATTCTAGGCAACACTCTATTTTAATGGACACTGTACGCGATATTGAACGAATAGGTGATCATTTTGAAAATATTGTGGAGCTAGTCGATTACCAAATTTCCAATAAGGTAAAACTGACAGAGCAAGCTCAACAAGATTTAAATGAAATGTTTGAAATTACCGTATCGACTGTAAAAGATGCTATTCAATCATTAGATGACCATAATACAACTTTAGCATCAAAAGTACTGAAGGCTGAAGAAACGATTGATAAGTTAGAACGAACATTCAGAAAAAAGCATATTATACGAATTAACGAAGGGGTGTGTTCAGGACAAGCAGGTATCGTTTTTGTAGATATTATTAGCAATTTAGAGAGAATTGGCGACCATTGTGTGAATATAGCGGAAGCTGTTTTAGGTTATCGAAATTAATTATATAATGAAATGATAAAAGTAAGAGGTCTATGTTGGATTTCTTACTTTTTTTATGAAAACTAAATGCAATATATAATGGCCATCAGATTGTATTGACACAATGTTATATTGATATTAAAATTTATATTGTCCATTTGAAATATTAAGGACCCTTAGCTCAGCTGGTTAGAGCAGACGGCTCATAACCGTCCGGTCGCAGGTTCGAATCCTGCAGGGTCCATTCCAGCATTGCGTAAAAAGCAATGCTTTTCATTTTAAAAAAAGCTGTTTTCGTACGCTTTGTTGCTTTTCGACTGTCCATAAATCACAAAGTATGTGGTCGGACAAACCGCATTTGTCCGACCATCGACTTTTGTTCTGTTCATGTCACGCTTGCAAGTGACGTAGCAAGCGTATCTCGAAAAGCTATAGTAAAACAACAATCTTTTAGAAAAGAGCTAAAAAATAAGTGTATATATCTTAATTAAAATGGGTAAGATCACATTGATTGATGAAATTTATGCATATAAATTGAAACATCTTGGTAAGTTTGGTAATCTGAATTTAAGCTTATAAAATTATTTATAAGCTATTTTTTCAAGTACATAAATTTAAAGGAGGAGATATGATGGCATTTGAATTACCAAAATTACCTTATGATTATGATGCATTAGAGCCTCACATTGACAAAGAGACGATGAACATTCACCACACGAAACATCACAACACTTATGTTAATAACTTGAACGCTGCACTTGAAGGAAATGAAGAGCTTTTAAGTAAAAGTGTGGAAGAAGTTATTGCCAATTTAGATGCAGTTCCAGAAGAAAAACGTACTGCTGTTCGCAACAATGGCGGTGGACATGCGAACCATAGCTTATTCTGGACAATTCTTTCGCCGAATGGTGGAGGAGAACCTTCTGGCGAATTACTAGAGGCAATTAACAAAAAATTTGGAAGCTTCGAAAGCTTTAAAGCAGAATTTGAAAAGGCTGCAGCTACTCGTTTCGGTTCTGGTTGGGCATGGCTTGTTGTGAATAACGGTGAGCTTGAAGTCATGAGCACACCTAACCAAGATTCTCCTTTAATGGAAGGGAAAACACCAATATTAGGCCTTGACGTGTGGGAACATGCCTACTACTTAAAATACCAAAACCGTCGTCCAGAGTATATTTCTGCATTCTGGAATGTCGTCAATTGGAGAGAAGTTGAAAAACGTTATAACGAAGCAAAATAATGAAAATATTTGATATGGAGACAGGGAGCTTATTCCCTGTCTGTCTTTTTTTTTGGCTGTTTTCGTAAACTTTGTTGCTTTTCGACTGGATTTAGCGTGTAGCAAGCGTTTCGCTTGCTTGACAGTCGAAAAGCTATCGTATAGTAAAGCTACAATCTTTTAGAAAAGAGCCTTTTTTATTTGATCGAGTTTTCTTTATCAAAATTGTTCTTTATATGCATACATAACTTCCCTTGCATCAGGCACACTAAACAGTAGATGCAAAAGGGGAGTTTCAATATGGCAAAAATCCAAAAAATTATCGGCGATGTAGAATTAAATCGTGATTTAGTACTACTTCTTTTAATTGGTGGTTTATATTCATTAAGCATTTCTTTATCAAACACCTTTGTAAATGTTTATTTATGGAAACAATCAGGTGAGTTTTTAGATTTAGGGTTATATAATTTGTTTAGCGTTATTTTTCAGCCTTTAACGTTTATTATTGCAGGCCGATGGGCAAAAAAAATGGATCGCATCATTGTATTGAGGCTAGGAGTTACTTTTTTATCAATATTTTTCATGACCGTTCTAGCAATCGGAGACTTAGCATCTCAATACATTATTCTTCTTGGCTCATTAATTGGAATTGGATATGGTTTTTATTGGCTTGCTTTTAATGTATTAACGTTTGAGATTACAGAACCAGAAACGAGGGACTTTTTTAATGGATTTTTAGGCGTTTTAACTTCAACAGCTGGTATATTTGGACCTATTTTAGCTGGATTTATTATTTCGCGATTAGAGAACTTTAAGGGATATACAGTTATTTTCACGATATCCCTTCTATTATTTATCTGTTCTGTAGTATTAAGTATGCTGCTTAAAAGACGAGAAGCAAAAGGGGATTATATTCTTTGGGAAATTTACAAAGAGAGAAAACGAAACAGAAATTGGCGGTATATAACAAATGCTCATTTTTTTCAAGGGATTAGGGAAGGGACATTTGTTTTTATCATTAGCGTCTTTGTATTTATCAAAACAGATAGTGAATTAGCACTAGGTACATTTGGATTGATCAATTCAATTGTCGCCTTTTTTGGGTATTATTTAGCTACAAGAATCATAACGAAAAAAATGCGGAAAAAGGCGATCCTAATCGGCGGTTTAATTTTATACTTCTCCGTTTATATTATTATTTTTCAATTAACATACACGAATTTATTAATTTATGGAATATTAATTGGAATTGCCTATCCAATTCTATTAGTTCCATATGTTTCTATGACGTATGATGTAATAGGAAAAGGCTGGAATGCGGCGAAAGCAAGAATTGAATACATTGTCATTCGTGAATTATTTTTAAATTTTGGGAGAATTGTGTCCATCCTAATCTTTATACTTGTTGTGCAGGTATATGATGCAAAAGAAGGCATTCGCTATTTATTGGCAGTATTAGGAATTGGGCATACGTTGATTTATCCATTTGTAAAAAGAATAAAATTGCAAGAAAGTAATCGGACAATGAAGCAAGAAAAACAAATCAGAAAACCAAATTTAGCGGATGGAGGAAATGGATAATATTTTTGAAATACGTTTCAATTAGTTATGGTAGAATAGCCGCAGCACTCAAATACGAGATTTACAAAACCTTTACATTTGTTTAAAACTTATTTAATAGTTCAACGTTATTCTATTACTCGTAGGACTTAAACAAGAACATTAGGGGGAATTTTAAAATGAAAAGCTTTAAGTTTTTAGCAATGTCCATCATGATCGGTTCTTTGATGGCATTTGCTGCAGCATGTGGAAATGGAGAATCTACAAACACAAATACAAATGAAGGTCAAACAACTGAAGCTGGATCGGAAGAAAAGCAATTACAAGGTGAAGTAGCCATTGACGGTTCTTCTACAGTAGGACCAATCATGGAAGCTGTTTCTGAAGAATTCTCTAAAGAATATCCTGATGTTAAAGCACCAGTTGGTATTTCTGGTTCTGGTGGTGGATTCAAACGCTTTGTAGTAGGTGAAACCGATATTTCGAACGCATCTCGTCCAATTAAAGACGAAGAAGCTGCTCAAGCTAAAGAAAACGGAATTGAATACACTGAATTTAAAGTTGCATTTGACGGTTTATCTGTAGTAGTAAACAAAGACAACGACTGGGTTGATCAATTAACAATTGAAGATCTTAAAACAATGTGGACTGGCGAAGCGAAAAAATGGTCTGATATTAACCCTGAGTGGCCAAATGAACCTATCAAATACTTCTCCCCTGGTACTGACTCTGGTACTTATGACTATTTTAACGAAGTAGTTCTTGAAGAAGAGCCTATGGTAAAAGATGCTACATTATCTGAAGATGATAATGTACTTGTAAAAGGTGTTGCTAACGATAAAAATGCTATTGGTTTCTTTGGCTATGCTTACTACTTAGAAAATAAAGATACATTAAAAGTTGTTCCAATTGTTAACTCTAACGGTGAAGCTGTAGAGCCAACAAATGAAACAATTGAAAACGGAACATACGAGCCGCTTTCTCGTCCGCTATTCGTATATGTTAACAACGCTTCTGTAAAAGAGAAAGAGCAAGTTTACGAATATGTGAAGTTTGCGTTGGAAAATGCTGGCGACTTAGCTGAAGAAGTTGGTTATGTACGTTTACCACAAGAAGAATATGACAAAGCTATAGAAACTCTTGAAAGCTTAAAATAACAAAATATATGATGAGAAGCAGCTCAGCTATGCTTCTCATCTTCCTATGTAAATGGGAAAGGGGTTTTCAATTATGTCTTTATCAACAGGACAGTCAGTAAGAGATTTAATACAACAAAAAAAATCTAAGAAATCCGGTTTGCAAATAGTTGAAAAGCTTGTACCAAAAGTATTGTTTGTTACAGCATTCATTTCCATTTTAACGACAATCGGAATTTTATTAACATTAACTACAGAAACGGTGACATTTTTTACACGTGTTTCAATTGTTGATTTTTTAACAGACACAGAATGGTATCCTTTTTATGAAAATGATGCATCTTACGGAATTATGGCGCTTATTTCAGGTACTCTTTTGATTACATTTATTGCAATGCTTGTTGCACTGCCAATTGGACTTGCATCCGCTATTTTCTTGAGTGAGTATGCATCTGATCAAGTTAGAAGAATTGTTAAGCCGATTTTAGAAGTGCTTGCAGGAATTCCTACAATCGTTTACGGATTTTTTGCCCTTACATTTGTTACCCCATTATTACAAAAAATGATTCCAGATCTTGGTTTTTTTAATGCTTTAAGCCCTGGTATTGTTGTTGGAATCATGATTATACCGATGGTCGCATCCCTCTCTGAAGATGCGATGAGCTCTGTACCAAATTCTATGCGTGAAGGAGCTCTTGCATTAGGGGCAACGAAGTTTGAGGTAGCGATTAAAGTTGTGTTGCCTGCTGCTATTTCAGGTATTGTAGCTTCATTTGTGCTTGCGATTTCCCGTGCAATTGGTGAAACGATGATTGTAACATTAGCAGGTGGTGCTACCCCGAAATTAACATTTGATCCTACAGAGTCTATCCAAACAATGACTGCTTATATTGTTCAAGTAAGTTCAGGTGATGCTGGTTATGGAACAACTATTTATTATAGTATTTACGCAGTAGGGACAACATTATTCATGTTTACATTAATCATGAATATGCTTGCTCAATATATTTCTCGTCGTTTCAGGGAGGAGTATTAAGATGAAATTAATAGACCAATCGGCAGTTGTCAAACGAATGGGTGGTCGACTCGTTAAAAATAAATTATTTTACTTGATTTTTTTGTTCGCAACGTGTTTTGCATTAGTCGTTCTTGCAATCCTTTTATATCGGATATTCACTCAAGGAATTAGCTATGTCACACCAGAGTTTTTCCAAAATTATGCGTCTCGGAGGCCGTCAGCATCCGGTATAAAGGCAGCATTGGTAGGTTCGATTTGGCTGATGGGTGTAGTAATACCGGTATCTTTATTTTTAGGTGTGGGTACAGCCATTTACTTGGAAGAATATGCAAAGAAAAACAGATTTACAAACTTCATTCAAACGAATATTTCTAATTTGGCTGGAGTGCCTTCCATTGTATTCGGATTGCTAGGTTTAACTGTTTTTGTTCGTACGATGGAACTAGGTCGAAGCATTCTTGCTGGTGGACTCACCATGAGCTTGCTTATTTTACCTGTAATTGTCGTAGCATCACAAGAAGCTATTCGTGCGGTACCGAAAGAATTGAGAGAAGCTTCATATGGAATGGGAGCAACAAAATGGCAAACGATTTATCGCATTGTCCTTCCAGCAGCTCTCCCAGGCATTTTAACAGGTAGTATTTTGGCGTTCTCACGTGCAATTGGAGAAACAGCTCCATTATTAGTTGTTGGTGCTTTCGCATTTGTAAATTATTTACCGGAAAACTTGTTAAGTACATTTACAGTTATGCCAATCCAAATATACAATTGGGCATCTCGTCCGCAAGCTGAATTCCAAAATGTTGCTGCAGCAGGTATTATCGTATTGTTTTTGTTCCTTATTGTAATGAATTCAATTGCTGTATTTATTAGGAATAAATACCAGAATCGCTATTAAATGTTCCGCAGAATGAAGGAGGTTTTTCATATGTCAATAACATTAATGAAAAAGGAATCAGATATGTTAAACAAAAATGATCATCATCACATGGAAAACGAAAAGAAAGTGGTTTATGAAACAAAAAATTTAAATTTATGGTACGGTCAAGATCAAGCTTTAAAAAACATTGATCTTGAAATATACGAAAATGAAGTCACTGCCATTATTGGACCTTCTGGGTGTGGAAAGTCAACCTATATTAAAACATTAAACCGTATGGTAGAATTAATCCCGATCGTTCGTACGTCTGGTGAAATTTTATATAGAGGTAAAAATATTTTTGATAAATCATATCGTGTTGAAGAGTTGCGTACGCAAGTTGGAATGGTATTCCAAAAGCCCAATCCATTCCCTAAATCCATTTATGATAATATAGCTTATGGTCCTCGTATTCATGGTATTCGTGATAAGAAAATATTAGACGAAATCGTTGAAAAAAGTTTGCGAGGGGCAGCCATTTGGGATGAAGTAAAAGATCGTTTACATGAAAATGCTTACGGTCTTTCAGGTGGTCAGCAGCAAAGATTATGTATTGCCCGCTGTTTAGCGATTGAGCCTGACGTTATTCTAATGGATGAACCAACTTCTGCCTTGGATCCTATTTCTACCTTAAAAATTGAAGAGCTTGTACAGGAATTGAAGAAAAATTATAGTATTATCATTGTTACACATAATATGCAACAAGCTGCGCGTATTTCTGATAAGACGGCTTTCTTTTTAAATGGTGAAGTAGTTGAGTTTTCAGAAACGGATAAACTATTCTCTAATCCTATTGATAAACGTACTGAAGATTACATTACAGGACGATTCGGTTAATAGATCAAGATTTGTACGGATTGATGACAGACTCCCTGTAAGTCTGTCATCCACCAATTATGTTTTTAAGAAGGACCAAAATGGGGGTACATGAATGATTAGGGAAAAATTTGAATTAGATTTAAAAGAGCTTCAATCAAAATTAGTCGAATTAGGTGATTTAACGGAAACTGCTCTGAATAAAGCAATGGATGCGTTTCATAAGCAAAATATCGATTTAGCTTTAGAAGTAATTGAAGATGATAAAAAAGTTGATATTTTGGAAGAAGAAATCAATGATTTTGCTATTATTTTAATTGCTAAACAACAGCCTGTTGCTATTGATTTACGGAGAATTGTAACAGCCATTAAAATAGCAGCAGATATTGAAAGAATGGCGGATTTTGCTGTGAATATTGCAAAGGCAGCCATTCGCATCGGAAATGAACCATTTATTAAACCGATAGATAACCTTTTGAAAATGCATGAAATAGCTACAAATATGCTTTCAATGATAATTAAAGCGTTTAATGAAGAGGATGTTTTGCTTGCGAAAAAGGTAGCGGATATGGATGATCAAGTCGATGCATTATATGGAGAAACCATTCGCGAATTGTTTAACATCTTTCCGAAAAAAAATGAATCGATTAATCAAGTCACACAATTAGCTTTTGTTAGTCGTTATATTGAAAGAACGGCAGATCATGCAACTAACATATCTGAAAACATTTTTTATTTAGTTAAAGGTCGACATTATGATTTAAATGATTAACTAACATGTTTTCATCTTTTCCCATTAAATAGGAAGAGGGTGTCCCAAATTGTATACTTTTGGGACACCCTTTTTATTATAATATCAGAATTTATATCATGATCACGAAGGAATCAACCCTTTTATATAGTTATGGATGTCTAGTGAAAGCCGCCCAGCGACTAGTGAACTTCCCTCTCCTCCTTCCGATAAGTCAACATCGACGCTTTCGCTCTTCGTGTTTCCTTTATCTCATGCGGAGCGGTCCAGTTCATACGTCGCTAAGCGGGGCGCTTGCGTTTTTCTTATCTCGTAATAGCTTCTGCAATTTCATAAAAGCTCATATTTTCATTTACTTCAAATGTTCCGATTTGTACCCGTGTATGA
This window harbors:
- a CDS encoding phosphate:Na+ symporter (product_source=KO:K03324; cath_funfam=1.20.58.220; cog=COG1283; ko=KO:K03324; pfam=PF01895,PF02690; superfamily=109755; tigrfam=TIGR00704; transmembrane_helix_parts=Inside_1_11,TMhelix_12_30,Outside_31_49,TMhelix_50_81,Inside_82_87,TMhelix_88_107,Outside_108_111,TMhelix_112_127,Inside_128_176,TMhelix_177_199,Outside_200_213,TMhelix_214_236,Inside_237_247,TMhelix_248_270,Outside_271_543); translated protein: MEFDVQKMIFEFIGGLGIFLFGIKLMGEGLQKSAGDKLRDILDKFTTNPIMGILAGILVTVLIQSSSGTTVLTVGLVSAGFMTLRQAIGVIMGANIGTTITAFIIGFEIKEYALPIIFIGTLFIFFFKNKKIHNIGEVFFGFGALFFGLELMGDGMKPLRSLEAFHDLTVSMSQQPLLGVLIGTIFTVIVQSSSATIGILQELHGQGLIDLQGALPVLFGDNIGTTITAVLASIGASVAARRAALTHVIFNLIGTAIFLIILKFFTSVISALQMNLGLGPEMTIAFAHGIFNTTNTLIQAPFIGGLAWLVTKIIPGEDLAIEYKPKHLDPLFIEQSPSIALGQAKEEVLRMGKFASIGLEEAKQYVFTKQQKHAEIAMQLEDAINNLDRKITDYLVMISSYDMSNADSRQHSILMDTVRDIERIGDHFENIVELVDYQISNKVKLTEQAQQDLNEMFEITVSTVKDAIQSLDDHNTTLASKVLKAEETIDKLERTFRKKHIIRINEGVCSGQAGIVFVDIISNLERIGDHCVNIAEAVLGYRN
- a CDS encoding phosphate transport system protein (product_source=KO:K02039; cath_funfam=1.20.58.220; cog=COG0704; ko=KO:K02039; pfam=PF01895; superfamily=109755; tigrfam=TIGR02135), which produces MIREKFELDLKELQSKLVELGDLTETALNKAMDAFHKQNIDLALEVIEDDKKVDILEEEINDFAIILIAKQQPVAIDLRRIVTAIKIAADIERMADFAVNIAKAAIRIGNEPFIKPIDNLLKMHEIATNMLSMIIKAFNEEDVLLAKKVADMDDQVDALYGETIRELFNIFPKKNESINQVTQLAFVSRYIERTADHATNISENIFYLVKGRHYDLND
- a CDS encoding phosphate transport system permease protein (product_source=KO:K02037; cath_funfam=1.10.3720.10; cog=COG0573; ko=KO:K02037; pfam=PF00528; superfamily=161098; tigrfam=TIGR02138; transmembrane_helix_parts=Inside_1_28,TMhelix_29_51,Outside_52_93,TMhelix_94_116,Inside_117_128,TMhelix_129_151,Outside_152_160,TMhelix_161_183,Inside_184_213,TMhelix_214_236,Outside_237_279,TMhelix_280_302,Inside_303_313); protein product: MSLSTGQSVRDLIQQKKSKKSGLQIVEKLVPKVLFVTAFISILTTIGILLTLTTETVTFFTRVSIVDFLTDTEWYPFYENDASYGIMALISGTLLITFIAMLVALPIGLASAIFLSEYASDQVRRIVKPILEVLAGIPTIVYGFFALTFVTPLLQKMIPDLGFFNALSPGIVVGIMIIPMVASLSEDAMSSVPNSMREGALALGATKFEVAIKVVLPAAISGIVASFVLAISRAIGETMIVTLAGGATPKLTFDPTESIQTMTAYIVQVSSGDAGYGTTIYYSIYAVGTTLFMFTLIMNMLAQYISRRFREEY
- a CDS encoding phosphate transport system substrate-binding protein (product_source=KO:K02040; cath_funfam=3.40.190.10; cleavage_site_network=SignalP-noTM; cog=COG0226; ko=KO:K02040; pfam=PF12849; superfamily=53850; tigrfam=TIGR02136) produces the protein MKSFKFLAMSIMIGSLMAFAAACGNGESTNTNTNEGQTTEAGSEEKQLQGEVAIDGSSTVGPIMEAVSEEFSKEYPDVKAPVGISGSGGGFKRFVVGETDISNASRPIKDEEAAQAKENGIEYTEFKVAFDGLSVVVNKDNDWVDQLTIEDLKTMWTGEAKKWSDINPEWPNEPIKYFSPGTDSGTYDYFNEVVLEEEPMVKDATLSEDDNVLVKGVANDKNAIGFFGYAYYLENKDTLKVVPIVNSNGEAVEPTNETIENGTYEPLSRPLFVYVNNASVKEKEQVYEYVKFALENAGDLAEEVGYVRLPQEEYDKAIETLESLK
- a CDS encoding Fe-Mn family superoxide dismutase (product_source=KO:K04564; cath_funfam=1.10.287.990; cog=COG0605; ko=KO:K04564; pfam=PF00081,PF02777; superfamily=46609,54719) — translated: MAFELPKLPYDYDALEPHIDKETMNIHHTKHHNTYVNNLNAALEGNEELLSKSVEEVIANLDAVPEEKRTAVRNNGGGHANHSLFWTILSPNGGGEPSGELLEAINKKFGSFESFKAEFEKAAATRFGSGWAWLVVNNGELEVMSTPNQDSPLMEGKTPILGLDVWEHAYYLKYQNRRPEYISAFWNVVNWREVEKRYNEAK
- a CDS encoding phosphate transport system ATP-binding protein (product_source=KO:K02036; cath_funfam=3.40.50.300; cog=COG1117; ko=KO:K02036; pfam=PF00005; smart=SM00382; superfamily=52540; tigrfam=TIGR00972); this translates as MSITLMKKESDMLNKNDHHHMENEKKVVYETKNLNLWYGQDQALKNIDLEIYENEVTAIIGPSGCGKSTYIKTLNRMVELIPIVRTSGEILYRGKNIFDKSYRVEELRTQVGMVFQKPNPFPKSIYDNIAYGPRIHGIRDKKILDEIVEKSLRGAAIWDEVKDRLHENAYGLSGGQQQRLCIARCLAIEPDVILMDEPTSALDPISTLKIEELVQELKKNYSIIIVTHNMQQAARISDKTAFFLNGEVVEFSETDKLFSNPIDKRTEDYITGRFG
- a CDS encoding YQGE family putative transporter (product_source=KO:K08222; cath_funfam=1.20.1250.20; cog=COG0477; ko=KO:K08222; pfam=PF07690; superfamily=103473; transmembrane_helix_parts=Inside_1_19,TMhelix_20_42,Outside_43_51,TMhelix_52_74,Inside_75_80,TMhelix_81_103,Outside_104_106,TMhelix_107_129,Inside_130_140,TMhelix_141_163,Outside_164_172,TMhelix_173_195,Inside_196_223,TMhelix_224_246,Outside_247_249,TMhelix_250_272,Inside_273_283,TMhelix_284_303,Outside_304_307,TMhelix_308_327,Inside_328_346,TMhelix_347_369,Outside_370_378,TMhelix_379_397,Inside_398_426), translating into MAKIQKIIGDVELNRDLVLLLLIGGLYSLSISLSNTFVNVYLWKQSGEFLDLGLYNLFSVIFQPLTFIIAGRWAKKMDRIIVLRLGVTFLSIFFMTVLAIGDLASQYIILLGSLIGIGYGFYWLAFNVLTFEITEPETRDFFNGFLGVLTSTAGIFGPILAGFIISRLENFKGYTVIFTISLLLFICSVVLSMLLKRREAKGDYILWEIYKERKRNRNWRYITNAHFFQGIREGTFVFIISVFVFIKTDSELALGTFGLINSIVAFFGYYLATRIITKKMRKKAILIGGLILYFSVYIIIFQLTYTNLLIYGILIGIAYPILLVPYVSMTYDVIGKGWNAAKARIEYIVIRELFLNFGRIVSILIFILVVQVYDAKEGIRYLLAVLGIGHTLIYPFVKRIKLQESNRTMKQEKQIRKPNLADGGNG
- a CDS encoding phosphate transport system permease protein (product_source=KO:K02038; cath_funfam=1.10.3720.10; cog=COG0581; ko=KO:K02038; pfam=PF00528; superfamily=161098; tigrfam=TIGR00974; transmembrane_helix_parts=Inside_1_20,TMhelix_21_43,Outside_44_72,TMhelix_73_95,Inside_96_114,TMhelix_115_137,Outside_138_141,TMhelix_142_164,Inside_165_193,TMhelix_194_216,Outside_217_261,TMhelix_262_284,Inside_285_292) gives rise to the protein MKLIDQSAVVKRMGGRLVKNKLFYLIFLFATCFALVVLAILLYRIFTQGISYVTPEFFQNYASRRPSASGIKAALVGSIWLMGVVIPVSLFLGVGTAIYLEEYAKKNRFTNFIQTNISNLAGVPSIVFGLLGLTVFVRTMELGRSILAGGLTMSLLILPVIVVASQEAIRAVPKELREASYGMGATKWQTIYRIVLPAALPGILTGSILAFSRAIGETAPLLVVGAFAFVNYLPENLLSTFTVMPIQIYNWASRPQAEFQNVAAAGIIVLFLFLIVMNSIAVFIRNKYQNRY